The Acidimicrobiales bacterium DNA window GTGATTGTTGGCGGGAATTTGTTAAAGCTCCCTACGAATCAGGGCGAATCGGTCAAACGGCGGCGCGCCACCTCGTAACAACTCACCGCGGCGGCCGCAGCCACGTTTAGTGACTCTGTGTGGCCGAGTCGGGGGATCCCGACGACGATCTCACAGCGTTGACGGACTAGTCGGGTCATGCCAGTCCCTTCGGAACCGAGGACCAGACAGATCGGGCCGTCGGCAACGGGCAAATCGAACACTGTCTGTGGCGCGTCGCTGGCGAGGCCGACCGTCCAAACGCCGCGTCCCTGGAGCTCCTGGAGGGCCGCGGGCAGGCCGGGGACGACGGCGATCGGGAGGTACTCGACGGCGCCGGCGGCGGCTTTCGTCACGGTTGGGGTGACGTGCGCCGCGCGGTGGCGCGTGACCACGAGACCCGTCGCTCCGGCCGACTCGGCGCTGCGAATGACGGCGCCGAGGTTGTGCGGGTCGGTGACTCCGTCGAGGGCGACCAGGAATGGCGGCTCGCCGTTGCGGCCGGGACCGGCGAGCGCGCTCAGGTCGGCTTCGGGCAACGCCGCGGCGCGGGCGACGACACCCTGGGGCGCCTCGGTCTCGGCCAGCGCGTCGAGCCGGGCGCGGGGAATCGTGCGAATCGGAACTCCGGCCTTCGCCGCGAACGTCGCGATGTCGTCGAGGACGGGCGCCGGGTCGATGCCTTCGGCGAAGAAGACCTCACGCACAGGACGTCGCCCGGCGACGAGTAGTTCGCGCACGGCGTTGCGCCCGGCGACGATCTGACCGCCGAGTCCGCGATCGACGGCGCGGGGCCGCGCCCCCGAGTCGCGCGTCGGCCGGCCGCCGCTACGGCGAGGTCCTGGACGCGAGCGCCCGCCCGCAGGTGGCCGCGGCGGCATCAGCCGCGCTCGCTCTCGACGATCAACGCCACTGCCAGGCACGCCAGCCCTTCGCGCCGGCCGAGCGCGCCCAACGACTCGGGTCGCGTCGCCTTCACCGTCACCGGCGCGTCGATCGCGGCGCTGAGGTTCTTTTCCATGGCGTCGCGCTGCGGCGCCAGCTTCGGGGCCTCGGTGACGACCGTGCAGTCGACGTTGCCGATCTCGAAACCGGCGGCCTGTACGCGCAGCGCGATGGCGCGCAGCAGGACGAGCGAGTCGGCGTCCTTCCATTCCTCGTCGGTGTCGGGGAAGTGCTGGCCGATGTCGCCGAGACCCGCGGCGCCGAGCAAGGCGTCGGCGATGGCGTGGGCGGCGGCGTCGGCGTCGGAATGGCCGACGAGTCCAGGCGCGCCGTCGAAAGTCACACCGCCGAGCACAAACGGACGCTGCGGGTCGTCGCTGAAGCGGTGGACGTCGTAGCCCAGGCCGACGCGGGGGATCTTCACGCCTGCTGTCCTAGCCGCTGCGCCAGGGCGGCGAGGTCGTCCGGGGTCGTGACCTTGTGCGCCGCCGGCGAGCCGGGCACGACGACGACCTTGCCGCCGGCGCGTTCGACGAGCGCGGCGTCGTCGGTGGCGTCGGGGTTGCCTACGTGGGCGGCGCGCAGCACGTCGGCGCGGAAGGCCTGCGGCGTCTGCACCAGCACGAGTTCCGAGCGGTCGAGCGTCTCGACGACGACGTCGCCGGCAACGCGCTTGACGGTGTCGGGCGGCACCAACCCGGGCACGGCAGCGTCGGCGCCGCCGCGCACGGCGGCGACGACCGAGTCGAACAAGGCCGGCGGCGCCAGCGGACGCGCCGCGTCGTGCACGACGATCACTTCGGCGATGGCGGGGATCACGGCCAGGGCGCAGCGCACCGTGTCGGAGCGCAACACGCCGCCGGGGATCACTTTGATCTTCGTCGAGGCGAACGCCCAGCGCAGGTCGTCCACGTCGTCGGCCGGCGCACCGACGACGACGAAATCAGACGCCGCGGCGGCGTTCGCCACTGCATGGTCGATCAGGCGTTGCTCGCCGAGGGCGGCGTATTGCTTGACCGATCCGAAACGGTGTCCCGCGCCCCCCGCGCACACGATGGTCCAAACGGACATGCCGGCGGGGCGAACGGCTAGGGCAGTTCGGAGTCGAGGCGCTCCTCGGCCTCCGCTTCGGACACGCCGATGGCGAAGGTGAGTTCCGACACGAGGATCTGGCGCGCCTTTTGCAGCATGCGCTTCTCGCCCGCCGACAGGCCCTTGTCCTTGTCGCGGATCGACAGGTTCCGCACGACCTCGGCCACCTGGTAAATGTCGCCGGACTTCAACTTCTCGACGTGGTTCTTGTAGCGCCGCGACCAGTTGGTCGGCATGCGGGCTTCCTTCTTGCGCAGGACGGCGAAGACCTCTTCGACTTCTTCGTCGTTGATGACCTCGCGCAGACCGACTTCGTCGGTGTTGTCGGCCGGGACCATCAGGGTCAGATCGCCATAGGCAACCTTGAGCACCAGGTATTCCCGCTTCTCACCGAATGCCTCGCGCTTCTCACGCTTTTCGATAACGGCCGCACCATGGTGCGGATACACGACCTTGTCACCGACGTCGAAGGTTGGCATGCCTCTCCCAAGGACTCGTACTGCGTGGGCGCGATCCGAGGGTACCGGGTTTCACCCCAGTTGACCAACCGCCTACACCTGGTGTTTGTCGCGTCGATAACCTGACGTTCCCAATGAGCACGGCAGAGTTGTTGGCGGGGGCGGAACTCTTTCGCTTTTTCGATCAGGCGTCCCTCGACGACCTGGCCGGGCATGCCATTCCCGTCCGGTACGGGCGCGGCGAGATCATCTTCACCGAGGGCGCAACCGCTGATCGCCTCTACGTCGTACGCGACGGACGCGTCGCCATCGCCAAGCGCGCCTTCGACGGGCGCGAGTCGGTGGTGGCCCTGATGGAAGAGGGCGATCTGTTCGGCGAGATGCCCCTGTTCGACGGCCAGCCCCGCACGGCCGAAGCGCGCTCGCTCGAACCGACGGAGATGGCGATCGTGCCGTACCACGCCGTGCGCGACGTGCTCGAGGAGCACCCGGCGCTGCTGTGGGGCGTCGTCGAACTGCTGTCGAACCGCCTGCGCCAGACCGACTCCGCCTTGGCCGACTCGATGTTCCTCGACGTGACCGGCCGCACGGCCAAGCGCCTGCTCGAACTCGCGGGCGAAGCCGAGGAGTTCGTGCTCCCGGTGACCCAAGAGGAACTCGCGGGCATGGTCGGCGCGTCGCGCGAGCGGGTGAACAAGGCGCTCTCGGCGTTCATCCGCCTCGGTTGGCTGCACCAATCGGATCGCCGCTACAAGATCCTGGACCGGCCACAGCTGGCGCAGCGGGCGATGTAGTGGGCGCCCTCGGCGACGCCTGGCAGGCGGATGCGGCATTCGAGGCGCTGCACCATCCCGACATCGAAGTGCCTCGCGGCTTTAGACCGTTCGGCTTCGGCCGCACCGCCTGGCGCAACGACTTCGCCGACACCAGCCACCGCGCGTTGAGCCTCGTCGCCGAAAGCAGCGACCTCTCCGGCCTCGCGCAGCTCGCGTCGCACGCACTGTGGAAGCTCGTGTGCATCGATGAACGGACGACCGACGACGACTTCGACCATGTGGTCCGCTTCGAGAGCCTCGAAGAACTCGACCTGAGCAAGACACGCGTGGGCGACCGCTCGGCGACGGCGATTCACACGCTGCAGAAACTGCGCTGGCTGTCGGTGGCATCGACGCGCATCACCGACGCGGCGATGGAACATTTCGCCGGCCTGCGCGCTCTCGAGCACCTCGACGTCTGCGACACGGCCGTCACCGACGAAGGCCTACGCGCCCTGGCGTTCCATCCGGCGTTGCGGGTCATCAACGTCCGCGGTTCCCACGTGACGGGCGAGGCGCTCGCGCCGCTGCTGACGTTGCCGAACCTGCGCCAGGTCTGGATGACCCGGGGGCAGCACCATCACGCGCGCCACTTCGCCCACGAGCGCCCCGAGGTCGACATCCTCTCCTGACGCATCACGGCAGCGGCGCGCCGATATTCGGGGGCCGGCGCCCACCGCGCTCACATAGCGTGGCCCGGCATGCCCGGCTGGGACGAAGAATTCGACGTCGACAAGGAGCGCGCTGATCAACTGCGCCTCCTGAGCGATGTCCGCCCGAAAGAAACCCCGGGCGAGTTCGTCGGCGCGTGCGTCGACGACCGCGACAACACGATGTTCGGCGGGGCCGTCATCGGCCAGGCCATCACCGCCATCACCCGCAACGCACCCGCAGGCCGGCGGCTGCATTCGTTGCACGGCTACTTCTTGCGCCCCAGCAACCCGGCGGTTCCGATCGACTACACCGTCACCACGATCCGCGAGGGGCGGGCGTACACGTCGCGCCGGGTGCACGCGTCGCAGAACGGCAAAGGGACGTTCGAAGCCATGGGTTCGTTCACCTCCGACGCGGAGGGCGGCTGGCTCTACGACTTGCCCAACCCGAGCCCCATGCCGGCGCGCGGGGCCAGCGACGGCTTCGGCCTAGCCGGGTTCGAAGCGGTCTTCCTCGGCCCCACCGAGCCGCGCAGCGACAACACGTATGAGTCCACGGAGCGCAAGTGGTTCCGTCTGCCGGTGGACATCGGCGACGACGTCCACCTGCACACCGCCTACTTCGGCATGGCCTCGGACTGGACGGGGATGGGGTCGCGTCCGCTGAAGATGGATTGGGACGACGACTTCGCGGCCACTGGGGGTCCGCCGGTGGCGTCGCTCGATCACGCGGTGTGGTTCCATCGCCCGGCGCGCATCACCGACTGGCACTACATGGACATGCACTCGCTCGTGAACTTCGGCGGCCGCGGCCAGATTCGCCTGACGATTCGCAACGAAGCGGGCGAGGTCGTCGTGTCGATGGCCCAAGAGTTGCTGCTGCGGTGACCGACTAACTAGGCGAGAAACCTCGCCACGCGGGCCCAGGCGTCGGCGGCGTCGTCGGGGCGGTACACCGGCCGGTCGACGCCGTGCACGAAGGCGTGGTCGGCGTCGGGGTACACGACGACGTCGACGTCGGGCAGCGCCCGCAGGTCGGCGAGGTCGGCGTCCGGCGTCCACTGGTCGACGCCACCGTTGATCGACAGCACCGGCTTGCGCCCGGGTTGGCGCAGGAAGTCGATGGCGTCGGCGTGTCCTGGACGCGCCCACGCGGCGTTGCGCACCATCCCGTAGAAGGCGACGGCGCGATCGATGACGGGCAGCGTCGACGCCTTGTAGGCCCACATGCCGCCCTGGCAGAAGCCGATCGCCGCGGTGCGCGCCGTGCCGAGCAACTCCGCGGCGGCGGTGACGTCGGCGAGGAACCGGTCGTCGTCGTTCGTCGGGATCAGCGCCAGCCGCTCAGGACCCATCGGCGTGTCTTCCTTGCCCGGAAACGGCTCGGGCGCGCACACCGCCCAGGCGTATTCGCCAGCGAGGCGGGCGCACAGGTCGTCGAACAGCGGGCGCAGCCCGCCGACGTCGGGCAGCAGGACAACGCCCCGCGCCGGCTCACCGGCAGGGCGTTCGAGGATCGCGGGCGTACCGGTGGACAGCGTCGTTCGCACGCCGACGAACGTACTTGACCTCAAGTGGACTTGAAGTCGTACCGTGCGCGGCATGTTCCTCGAACACGTCAACCTCACCGTCTCGGACCTCGACCGTTCCGTGGCGTTCTACTGCGATCTGCTCGATCTCGAGGTGCGCTGGAAGGGTGCCGTCGACGCCAACCGTCTCGGCGCCCACGTCGGCGACGACCGCTGCTACCTGGCGCTGTTCCAGGCCACGGCCGACGGCGCCGTCGAGCACGACTATCTGCGACCGGGCGTAAACCACTTCGGCTTCGTCGTCGACGACCTCGACGCCACGCGGCGGCGAGCGATCGAGCTCGGCGCCACCTTCCACCTCGAGGCGGACTACGAACCGGGCCGCCGCGCCTACTTCATGGACCCCGACGGCTACGAAGTCGAACTCGTCGAGTACTAGCTGTGTTCTCTCGACACGTTGTCTGACATCCTTCCGTCGTTAGGGGACGCGCGCATTCCGGACCGAGCCGGATACCCGCCGGTAGGCTTCGCGCCAATGGGGGCACCGGCACAGGCGGTCCGGCCGGCGCGCGCTGAATGGTCGACGACACTGGCGGTCGTGACCTTGGCGGCGGCTCCGAGCCTGGCGTCACTGGCGCTCGTCCGGCCAATCGCCAATCAGTTCGACATCCAGCCCGGCCTGGTCGACTACTGCGTTGGCGCGCTCCTGCAAAGCGTCGGGGTGCTCTTCGTGGTGATGCTCGTGCTGCCGCGGGTCGAGCATCAGTCGTTTCGCTCTTTGGTTGGCGGTTGGTGGGGACGACGGGTGGGGGACGACGCGACGCTCGGGAACCGGCGCAACATGTGGATTGCGTTCGCGATCTTCGCGCTCATCGGCCTGTCGCCCGTGCGCCTGTGGTTCATCGACCACCTCTGGGCCATCGTTCCCGGACCATCGTGGTCGCTGAACAGCCCTGCCGCGAACCGAGGGGACATCCCGTTCACACTCGGGCCCGCGATCGTCGCCTTCCAGCTGCTCATCCGGATCCCACTCACCATCGCGGTCGAGGAGACGTTGTTCCGAGGCTGGGTGCAGGACCGTCACGGACCGATCGTCGCCGGTTGCCTGTTCGGCGCGTTCCACGTTGGCCAATGGTGGACGATCCCGGCGATAGTCCCCTTCGGAATCGCCTTGTGCCTGCTCCGCGCCCTGACTAGTTCACTGCGTCCGGGCGCCGCCCTTCACTATCTCGGCGACGCCGTCTACGCGCTGCAACTGCTCTCGCTCTAGCGACACCACGCCGGCGATAGGTGATACCGACGAACGCTCGTTGGTCATTCGTTGTCGCACAGAGACCGCCCGTGACCAAAGAGGTCGGCACGGGTCGCTCTTTGGTCATTTGTGGCCGCGCGCCTAGCCACAAAGTGCCGATCGGGGGCACCCTGCTGACAACAACGTATTGCGGCGATCGCAACAGCAACCGCGAGGCAACAACTAGCCCAGGGTGGCGTCGGCGATGCGGGCGAAGCCGTCGCGGATGGCCCGGGCGCGCACTGCGCCGACGCCGCCGACCGTGTCGAGTTCGTCGGCGGTCGCCGTCAACATCTTGGACAGCGAGCCAAAGCGGTCGACAACGGCGTCGATGACGGTCTCGGGCAGGCGCGGCAGTCGATGGAGCTGGCGGTAGCCGCGCGGTGAGATGGGCGTGTCGAGGTCGATGCCGCCGTGGCCGAGCACGCGCGCCACCACCGACAACTCGACGAGCTCGTCGTCGGCCAACCCGGCGAGGGTGCTCTCGGCGCGGTCGAACGCCGTCTCGGCGGCGTAGTCACGTAGGACGAGCAAGCGGTCGTCGTCGACGCCGCCGACCAACTCGTCGAGCTGCAACAACACCAGCCGGCCTTCCGAGCCGAGC harbors:
- a CDS encoding Crp/Fnr family transcriptional regulator is translated as MSTAELLAGAELFRFFDQASLDDLAGHAIPVRYGRGEIIFTEGATADRLYVVRDGRVAIAKRAFDGRESVVALMEEGDLFGEMPLFDGQPRTAEARSLEPTEMAIVPYHAVRDVLEEHPALLWGVVELLSNRLRQTDSALADSMFLDVTGRTAKRLLELAGEAEEFVLPVTQEELAGMVGASRERVNKALSAFIRLGWLHQSDRRYKILDRPQLAQRAM
- a CDS encoding CarD family transcriptional regulator, producing the protein MPTFDVGDKVVYPHHGAAVIEKREKREAFGEKREYLVLKVAYGDLTLMVPADNTDEVGLREVINDEEVEEVFAVLRKKEARMPTNWSRRYKNHVEKLKSGDIYQVAEVVRNLSIRDKDKGLSAGEKRMLQKARQILVSELTFAIGVSEAEAEERLDSELP
- a CDS encoding dienelactone hydrolase family protein; protein product: MRTTLSTGTPAILERPAGEPARGVVLLPDVGGLRPLFDDLCARLAGEYAWAVCAPEPFPGKEDTPMGPERLALIPTNDDDRFLADVTAAAELLGTARTAAIGFCQGGMWAYKASTLPVIDRAVAFYGMVRNAAWARPGHADAIDFLRQPGRKPVLSINGGVDQWTPDADLADLRALPDVDVVVYPDADHAFVHGVDRPVYRPDDAADAWARVARFLA
- a CDS encoding IspD/TarI family cytidylyltransferase, which translates into the protein MSVWTIVCAGGAGHRFGSVKQYAALGEQRLIDHAVANAAAASDFVVVGAPADDVDDLRWAFASTKIKVIPGGVLRSDTVRCALAVIPAIAEVIVVHDAARPLAPPALFDSVVAAVRGGADAAVPGLVPPDTVKRVAGDVVVETLDRSELVLVQTPQAFRADVLRAAHVGNPDATDDAALVERAGGKVVVVPGSPAAHKVTTPDDLAALAQRLGQQA
- the rlmB gene encoding 23S rRNA (guanosine(2251)-2'-O)-methyltransferase RlmB; the encoded protein is MPPRPPAGGRSRPGPRRSGGRPTRDSGARPRAVDRGLGGQIVAGRNAVRELLVAGRRPVREVFFAEGIDPAPVLDDIATFAAKAGVPIRTIPRARLDALAETEAPQGVVARAAALPEADLSALAGPGRNGEPPFLVALDGVTDPHNLGAVIRSAESAGATGLVVTRHRAAHVTPTVTKAAAGAVEYLPIAVVPGLPAALQELQGRGVWTVGLASDAPQTVFDLPVADGPICLVLGSEGTGMTRLVRQRCEIVVGIPRLGHTESLNVAAAAAVSCYEVARRRLTDSP
- a CDS encoding acyl-CoA thioesterase domain-containing protein; the encoded protein is MPGWDEEFDVDKERADQLRLLSDVRPKETPGEFVGACVDDRDNTMFGGAVIGQAITAITRNAPAGRRLHSLHGYFLRPSNPAVPIDYTVTTIREGRAYTSRRVHASQNGKGTFEAMGSFTSDAEGGWLYDLPNPSPMPARGASDGFGLAGFEAVFLGPTEPRSDNTYESTERKWFRLPVDIGDDVHLHTAYFGMASDWTGMGSRPLKMDWDDDFAATGGPPVASLDHAVWFHRPARITDWHYMDMHSLVNFGGRGQIRLTIRNEAGEVVVSMAQELLLR
- a CDS encoding CPBP family intramembrane glutamic endopeptidase; amino-acid sequence: MSDILPSLGDARIPDRAGYPPVGFAPMGAPAQAVRPARAEWSTTLAVVTLAAAPSLASLALVRPIANQFDIQPGLVDYCVGALLQSVGVLFVVMLVLPRVEHQSFRSLVGGWWGRRVGDDATLGNRRNMWIAFAIFALIGLSPVRLWFIDHLWAIVPGPSWSLNSPAANRGDIPFTLGPAIVAFQLLIRIPLTIAVEETLFRGWVQDRHGPIVAGCLFGAFHVGQWWTIPAIVPFGIALCLLRALTSSLRPGAALHYLGDAVYALQLLSL
- a CDS encoding VOC family protein; this translates as MFLEHVNLTVSDLDRSVAFYCDLLDLEVRWKGAVDANRLGAHVGDDRCYLALFQATADGAVEHDYLRPGVNHFGFVVDDLDATRRRAIELGATFHLEADYEPGRRAYFMDPDGYEVELVEY
- the ispF gene encoding 2-C-methyl-D-erythritol 2,4-cyclodiphosphate synthase, which produces MKIPRVGLGYDVHRFSDDPQRPFVLGGVTFDGAPGLVGHSDADAAAHAIADALLGAAGLGDIGQHFPDTDEEWKDADSLVLLRAIALRVQAAGFEIGNVDCTVVTEAPKLAPQRDAMEKNLSAAIDAPVTVKATRPESLGALGRREGLACLAVALIVESERG